In Aegilops tauschii subsp. strangulata cultivar AL8/78 chromosome 3, Aet v6.0, whole genome shotgun sequence, one genomic interval encodes:
- the LOC109734818 gene encoding protein FAR1-RELATED SEQUENCE 5-like isoform X1 → MKLLQDMKMEDMNLKVEIDVDGDGRVRTMLWVTGKNRQDYFHFGDVVTFDTTYKTNLYNMPFALFVGVNNHFQSVIFGGALMREETEAAFNWLFKTFVALMNDKHPVTILTDQALAMKGAIESALPNTKHRWCKWHVLRDVKGNIGHVYNKSSGFKKEFNKLVNDVTCVDEFESKWLSLVNRFNVSDNEYMVRLYDKRAMWAKPYFKGIFCAGMTSTQRSESANHMLKQYIPRSSPMHVFVRQYNKFLGSRMSDEAREFHLNANKSRTYESTYPIEDDAASIYTRSVLLKFQDELYKCGSYVVTPVVHGAQYMVSVAPSKVKDATKRKWRNVKIDDDGQFINCNCGMFDHVGMLCRHALKVMIREYFLKIPSKNILKRWTIWATGSYPAGMDMSDNRPHTDDTSYLKNLLHIAVEDLMKASSHDKKSLEAAVEGMGKLTAAIRKNTSMTETNHRLEPPHVESFVNIHVNTVLAPERVKKSGRPASVRPKSKMDYAAASAKKKNKSNKTAKKKPCGELKPRERALSSLYDNDQTTDTPSKELEDEVSPNIPSKKRKVICSTCHEPGHTRLKCTRRGIAQNLFECLQL, encoded by the exons ATGAAACTTCTGCAAGATATGAAGATGGAGGACATGAATTTGAAGGTTGAGATAGATGTAGACGGAGATGGTCGTGTCCGTACAATGCTATGGGTAACAGGAAAAAATCGTCAGGACTATTTTCACTTTGGTGACGTCGTTACCTTCGACACAACATACAAGACCAATTTGTATAATATGCCGTTTGCCTTGTTTGTCGGGGTAAACAACCACTTCCAGTCTGTTATATTTGGTGGTGCACTAATGCGAGAGGAAACTGAAGCTGCTTTTAATTGGCTGTTTAAGACTTTTGTGGCTCTGATGAATGACAAGCATCCCGTGACGATCCTAACAG ATCAAGCTTTAGCTATGAAAGGTGCGATTGAGAGTGCTCTCCCGAACACTAAGCACAGATGGTGTAAATGGCATGTCCTCCGGGACGTTAAAGGAAATATTGGCCATGTGTACAACAAGTCTTCTGGGTTCAAGAAGGaattcaacaagctagtcaacgaTGTGACGTGTGTCGATGAGTTCGAATCCAAATGGTTGTCCCTCGTGAACAGGTTCAATGTCAGTGATAATGAGTATATGGTCAGACTATATGATAAGAGGGCCATGTGGGCAAAGCCGTATTTCAAGGGAATTTTTTGTGCTGGAATGACAAGCACACAGCGTAGCGAGAGTGCTAATCATATGCTGAAACAGTACATACCGAGGTCATCCCCCATGCACGTGTTTGTTCGCCAATACAACAAATTCCTTGGGTCAAGGATGAGCGATGAGGCAAGGGAATTCCATCTAAATGCAAAT AAATCACGTACTTACGAATCCACATATCCAATAGAGGATGATGCTGCATCAATATACACACGTTCTGTTTTGCTGAAGTTCCAAGACGAGCTTTATAAGTGTGGGAGTTATGTAGTGACACCTGTGGTGCACGGTGCACAATACATGGTTAGTGTCGCACCATCCAAAGTAAAGGATGCAACAAAGAGGAAGTGGCGAAATGTCAAGATCGATGACGACGGGCAGTTCATAAACTGCAATTGTGGGATGTTCGACCATGTCGGTATGTTGTGCAGACATGCATTGAAG GTAATGATTCGTGAATATTTTCTGAAGATCCCCTCTAAAAATATTTTGAAGCGATGGACTATATGGGCAACCGGATCTTATCCAGCAGGCATGGACATGAGCGATAACCGGCCACATACAGATGACACTAGTTATCTAAAGAACCTCCTGCATATTGCTGTCGAGGATCTCATGAAAGCGAGTTCACATGATAAGAAGAGTTTAGAAGCTGCGGTAGAAGGGATGGGCAAACTCACAGCTGCAATACGGAAGAACACTAGTATGACTGAAACCAACCATCGTCTGGAACCGCCACACGTCGAGAGTTTCGTCAACATCCACGTCAACACGGTTCTCGCTCCTGAACGGGTGAAAAAAAGTGGAAGGCCAGCGTCCGTGAGACCTAAGTCAAAGATGGATTATGCTGCAGCATCTGCTAAGAAGAAAAACAAGAGTAATAAAACTGCGAAGAAAAAGCCATGTGGTGAGTTGAAGCCAAGGGAGCGTGCTCTATCTTCCTTGTATGATAATGACCAGACTACAGATACCCCGTCTAAGGAGTTAGAAGATGAAGTATCGCCAAATATCCCCAGCAAGAAGAGGAAGGTAATATGTAGCACATGCCACGAGCCTGGACACACACGTCTGAAATGCACCAGAAGAGGCATTGCACAAAACCTGTTCGAGTGCCTTCAATTATAA
- the LOC109734818 gene encoding replication protein A 32 kDa subunit A-like isoform X2, with protein MSAPRRSSSGPRGRTQGQNVGSGSNSYISRSTDASQGHASSQPERSRRWPLARDDMLVPVTVKMLGDASVRTVDGNCPVTLVARLITPSATGNSYRFVLDDGTGRIVCTYWFAGHGGDNRVMNIPVGDYVDVSGRPDVNSNTPTITVFSCRPIAPDFDHITLHFLQTIYAYLDLQRPPPETLVTDMYNLLRDYLDTGDEGLPFSWICTGTSFNHVIVRRALDILVSHELATYDPAEDKYSLP; from the exons ATGTCGGCACCTCGTCGCTCCTCGTCCGGACCGCGGGGCCGCACGCAAGGCCAGAACGTAGGATCTGGGAGCAACTCCTATATCTCTCGTTCTACGGATGCCTCGCAGGGCCATGCAAGCTCCCAGCCTGAACGCTCACGGCGATGGCCA CTCGCACGTGACGACATGCTCGTGCCAGTCACCGTCAAGATGTTAGGCGACGCATCTGTACGCACAGTTGATGGCAATTGTCCG GTCACCTTGGTCGCACGACTAATTACACCATCTGCCACTGGAAACTCTTATCGATTTGTCCTGGATGATGGCACCGGCAGGATCGTTTGCACCTACTG GTTTGCTGGGCACGGTGGTGACAATCGCGTCATGAACATACC TGTTGGAGACTATGTGGATGTTAGCGGGCGTCCAGACGTGAACTCGAACACCCCTACAATCACCGTGTTCAGTTGCAG ACCTATTGCTCCGGATTTCGACCATATTACACTTCACTTCCTGCAAACAATTTATGCATACCTTGATCTACAGCGT CCTCCTCCCGAAACACTCGTTACGGACATGTACAATTTGCTGCGAGACTACCTCGACACTGG TGACGAGGGTTTACCCTTCTCATGGATCTGCACAGGCACCAGCTTCAATCATGTTATTGTTAG GAGGGCTTTGGATATCCTTGTATCTCATGAGTTGGCCACATATGACCCTGCGGAAGACAAGTACAGTCTACCATGA
- the LOC120976407 gene encoding uncharacterized protein, with amino-acid sequence MQIMFPAYVSFAWVCYAIHTIKKKVFIYDPTLASENGGAIKQLHMRNCNLLKSAMTEFAKTYFESWDFGFGDLEPTIIHPKRQVSERHLSGFYTMNFCRNFIGDQETDNIHVDDDSSLAAYYLYDILHLKGNNAKRPHQFIESIDE; translated from the exons ATGCAGATTATGTTTCCGGCCTACGTCAGCTTCGCTTGGGTATGTTACGCAATACATACAATTAAAAAGAAGGTGTTCATCTATGACCCGACATTAGCATCGGAGAATGGTGGAGCAATCAAACAGCTACATATGAGAAACTGCAACCTGTTGAAGTCTGCTATGACTGAGTTTGCAAAAACATATTTTGAATCTTGGGACTTCGGGTTCGGTGATTTAGAACCGACTATTATTCATCCTAAACGTCAAGTGTCTGAAAG GCACCTATCTGGGTTTTACACCATGAACTTCTGCAGGAACTTCATCGGTGACCAAGAGACAGATAATATTCATGTG GACGATGACAGTTCTCTGGCGGCATATTACCTTTATGACATTCTACATCTCAAGGGGAACAATGCAAAGAGGCCACATCAGTTCATCGAGTCTATCGATGAATGA
- the LOC109734818 gene encoding replication protein A 32 kDa subunit B-like isoform X3, which yields MSAPRRSSSGPRGRTQGQNVGSGSNSYISRSTDASQGHASSQPERSRRWPLARDDMLVPVTVKMLGDASVTLVARLITPSATGNSYRFVLDDGTGRIVCTYWFAGHGGDNRVMNIPVGDYVDVSGRPDVNSNTPTITVFSCRPIAPDFDHITLHFLQTIYAYLDLQRPPPETLVTDMYNLLRDYLDTGDEGLPFSWICTGTSFNHVIVRRALDILVSHELATYDPAEDKYSLP from the exons ATGTCGGCACCTCGTCGCTCCTCGTCCGGACCGCGGGGCCGCACGCAAGGCCAGAACGTAGGATCTGGGAGCAACTCCTATATCTCTCGTTCTACGGATGCCTCGCAGGGCCATGCAAGCTCCCAGCCTGAACGCTCACGGCGATGGCCA CTCGCACGTGACGACATGCTCGTGCCAGTCACCGTCAAGATGTTAGGCGACGCATCT GTCACCTTGGTCGCACGACTAATTACACCATCTGCCACTGGAAACTCTTATCGATTTGTCCTGGATGATGGCACCGGCAGGATCGTTTGCACCTACTG GTTTGCTGGGCACGGTGGTGACAATCGCGTCATGAACATACC TGTTGGAGACTATGTGGATGTTAGCGGGCGTCCAGACGTGAACTCGAACACCCCTACAATCACCGTGTTCAGTTGCAG ACCTATTGCTCCGGATTTCGACCATATTACACTTCACTTCCTGCAAACAATTTATGCATACCTTGATCTACAGCGT CCTCCTCCCGAAACACTCGTTACGGACATGTACAATTTGCTGCGAGACTACCTCGACACTGG TGACGAGGGTTTACCCTTCTCATGGATCTGCACAGGCACCAGCTTCAATCATGTTATTGTTAG GAGGGCTTTGGATATCCTTGTATCTCATGAGTTGGCCACATATGACCCTGCGGAAGACAAGTACAGTCTACCATGA